From Carassius auratus strain Wakin unplaced genomic scaffold, ASM336829v1 scaf_tig00215410, whole genome shotgun sequence, one genomic window encodes:
- the LOC113094558 gene encoding muscarinic acetylcholine receptor M1-like isoform X1, with amino-acid sequence MCAEYRGSSERGRNKRICPACTMDSNSTELGLYSPSNILGVEVYLASTPWPLLQNTSLINLSAVFKLNGSNFEVEGQSYDPLGGHSLWQVILIVVFTGLLSLITIIGNILVMVSFKVNRQLKTVNNYFLLSLAVADLIIGVISMNLYTTYIVMGQWAMGNWACDLWLAIDYVASNASVMNLLVISFDRYFSITRPLTYRAKRTTRRAGVMIGLAWFVSLILWAPAILFWQYFVGERTVPLDKCYIQFLSEPIITFCTAVAAFYLPVTIMSVLYWRIYKETENRSRELAVLQGSVGRFGGVERPHFHLHTTRSSSNFELGQPGHKQSSVTGLSGRFHCWGWKSGGRDKGGPHREGDQSSSDSWNNNDAGLSADHSGSSDDDESAPSTTRAIFSIVLNLPGMRAAVNSQVTSCEDLDTEEDPLRPPVVNDDRDGSISRSVSNGDKRFIGSISKVHSMSAIQSSTEPNVDGNSTAVKSPSAPITFREAALAKRFTARARTQITKRKRMSLIKEKKAAQTLSAILFAFIITWTPYNIMVLVNTFCNGCIPENLWALGYWLCYVNSTVNPMCYALCNKTFRSTFKMILLCRWDQKKSKPSFPQRQTVKFHRSIPTDST; translated from the exons ATGTGTGCTGAGTACCGTGGGAGCAGCGAAAGGGGAAGAAATAAGAG AATATGCCCGGCTTGCACTATGGACTCCAACAGCACCGAGTTGGGCCTTTACTCGCCATCCAACATCCTTGGAGTGGAAGTCTACCTGGCATCCACTCCGTGGCCACTGCTCCAGAACACAAGCCTCATCAACCTCAGTGCCGTATTCAAGCTCAATGGGAGTAATTTCGAGGTTGAAGGTCAATCCTATGATCCTCTGGGGGGTCACTCACTCTGGCAGGTCATTCTCATCGTTGTCTTTACAGGACTGCTCTCTCTTATTACTATTATTGGCAATATCTTGGTCATGGTGTCATTTAAGGTAAACCGTCAGCTCAAAACGGTTAACAATTACTTCCTACTTAGTTTAGCCGTGGCAGATCTTATCATTGGGGTCATCTCTATGAACTTGTACACCACCTACATTGTCATGGGCCAGTGGGCAATGGGAAACTGGGCATGTGACCTCTGGCTAGCAATAGACTATGTAGCCAGCAACGCATCTGTCATGAATCTGCTGGTCATTAGCTTTGACCGATATTTCTCCATCACAAGGCCTCTGACATACCGTGCCAAACGTACCACCAGGCGGGCAGGAGTGATGATTGGCCTGGCATGGTTTGTGTCGCTCATACTTTGGGCTCCTGCCATCTTGTTTTGGCAGTATTTTGTAGGAGAAAGAACTGTTCCACTGGATAAATGTTACATTCAGTTTCTCTCCGAGCCTATTATTACATTTTGCACCGCGGTGGCGGCTTTCTACCTGCCGGTGACGATAATGAGCGTTCTATACTGGCGAatatacaaagagacagagaATCGTTCTCGGGAACTTGCAGTATTGCAAGGCTCAGTTGGAAGGTTCGGAGGTGTCGAGAGGCCGCACTTCCACCTCCACACCACTAGAAGCAGCAGCAATTTCGAACTGGGCCAACCTGGCCACAAACAAAGCTCCGTTACTGGCCTGAGTGGGCGATTCCACTGCTGGGGGTGGAAGTCAGGTGGGAGGGATAAAGGTGGGCCACACCGGGAGGGAGATCAAAGTAGCAGTGACAGCTGGAACAACAATGATGCTGGACTGTCAGCTGACCATTCAGGCTCATCTGACGATGATGAGAGTGCACCGTCCACCACGCGGGCAATCTTCTCTATTGTTCTCAATCTGCCTGGCATGAGGGCAGCTGTAAACTCCCAGGTCACTTCTTGTGAGGATTTGGACACAGAGGAAGATCCATTACGGCCCCCTGTGGTGAACGACGACAGGGATGGCAGCATCTCGCGCTCAGTCAGCAACGGGGATAAGCGGTTTATCGGAAGCATTAGTAAAGTTCATTCGATGTCTGCTATACAGTCGTCGACAGAGCCGAACGTAGATGGCAACAGCACCGCCGTCAAATCTCCCTCAGCACCCATAACTTTCCGAGAGGCAGCTTTAGCTAAACGTTTCACAGCTCGCGCAAGGACGCAAATCACCAAGCGGAAGCGCATGTCGctcataaaagaaaagaaagcagcGCAAACTCTAAGTGCCATTCTTTTCGCTTTCATTATAACCTGGACGCCTTATAACATCATGGTGCTAGTAAACACTTTCTGCAATGGCTGCATACCTGAGAACCTTTGGGCGCTAGGCTATTGGCTATGCTACGTTAACAGTACAGTAAATCCTATGTGCTATGCCCTTTGCAACAAGACATTTCGTAGCACTTTCAAGATGATCCTGCTATGTCGCTGGGATCAGAAAAAAAGCAAGCCAAGCTTTCCACAAAGACAGACTGTGAAGTTTCACAGGAGCATACCGACAGACTCCACATAG
- the LOC113094558 gene encoding muscarinic acetylcholine receptor M1-like isoform X2, translating to MDSNSTELGLYSPSNILGVEVYLASTPWPLLQNTSLINLSAVFKLNGSNFEVEGQSYDPLGGHSLWQVILIVVFTGLLSLITIIGNILVMVSFKVNRQLKTVNNYFLLSLAVADLIIGVISMNLYTTYIVMGQWAMGNWACDLWLAIDYVASNASVMNLLVISFDRYFSITRPLTYRAKRTTRRAGVMIGLAWFVSLILWAPAILFWQYFVGERTVPLDKCYIQFLSEPIITFCTAVAAFYLPVTIMSVLYWRIYKETENRSRELAVLQGSVGRFGGVERPHFHLHTTRSSSNFELGQPGHKQSSVTGLSGRFHCWGWKSGGRDKGGPHREGDQSSSDSWNNNDAGLSADHSGSSDDDESAPSTTRAIFSIVLNLPGMRAAVNSQVTSCEDLDTEEDPLRPPVVNDDRDGSISRSVSNGDKRFIGSISKVHSMSAIQSSTEPNVDGNSTAVKSPSAPITFREAALAKRFTARARTQITKRKRMSLIKEKKAAQTLSAILFAFIITWTPYNIMVLVNTFCNGCIPENLWALGYWLCYVNSTVNPMCYALCNKTFRSTFKMILLCRWDQKKSKPSFPQRQTVKFHRSIPTDST from the coding sequence ATGGACTCCAACAGCACCGAGTTGGGCCTTTACTCGCCATCCAACATCCTTGGAGTGGAAGTCTACCTGGCATCCACTCCGTGGCCACTGCTCCAGAACACAAGCCTCATCAACCTCAGTGCCGTATTCAAGCTCAATGGGAGTAATTTCGAGGTTGAAGGTCAATCCTATGATCCTCTGGGGGGTCACTCACTCTGGCAGGTCATTCTCATCGTTGTCTTTACAGGACTGCTCTCTCTTATTACTATTATTGGCAATATCTTGGTCATGGTGTCATTTAAGGTAAACCGTCAGCTCAAAACGGTTAACAATTACTTCCTACTTAGTTTAGCCGTGGCAGATCTTATCATTGGGGTCATCTCTATGAACTTGTACACCACCTACATTGTCATGGGCCAGTGGGCAATGGGAAACTGGGCATGTGACCTCTGGCTAGCAATAGACTATGTAGCCAGCAACGCATCTGTCATGAATCTGCTGGTCATTAGCTTTGACCGATATTTCTCCATCACAAGGCCTCTGACATACCGTGCCAAACGTACCACCAGGCGGGCAGGAGTGATGATTGGCCTGGCATGGTTTGTGTCGCTCATACTTTGGGCTCCTGCCATCTTGTTTTGGCAGTATTTTGTAGGAGAAAGAACTGTTCCACTGGATAAATGTTACATTCAGTTTCTCTCCGAGCCTATTATTACATTTTGCACCGCGGTGGCGGCTTTCTACCTGCCGGTGACGATAATGAGCGTTCTATACTGGCGAatatacaaagagacagagaATCGTTCTCGGGAACTTGCAGTATTGCAAGGCTCAGTTGGAAGGTTCGGAGGTGTCGAGAGGCCGCACTTCCACCTCCACACCACTAGAAGCAGCAGCAATTTCGAACTGGGCCAACCTGGCCACAAACAAAGCTCCGTTACTGGCCTGAGTGGGCGATTCCACTGCTGGGGGTGGAAGTCAGGTGGGAGGGATAAAGGTGGGCCACACCGGGAGGGAGATCAAAGTAGCAGTGACAGCTGGAACAACAATGATGCTGGACTGTCAGCTGACCATTCAGGCTCATCTGACGATGATGAGAGTGCACCGTCCACCACGCGGGCAATCTTCTCTATTGTTCTCAATCTGCCTGGCATGAGGGCAGCTGTAAACTCCCAGGTCACTTCTTGTGAGGATTTGGACACAGAGGAAGATCCATTACGGCCCCCTGTGGTGAACGACGACAGGGATGGCAGCATCTCGCGCTCAGTCAGCAACGGGGATAAGCGGTTTATCGGAAGCATTAGTAAAGTTCATTCGATGTCTGCTATACAGTCGTCGACAGAGCCGAACGTAGATGGCAACAGCACCGCCGTCAAATCTCCCTCAGCACCCATAACTTTCCGAGAGGCAGCTTTAGCTAAACGTTTCACAGCTCGCGCAAGGACGCAAATCACCAAGCGGAAGCGCATGTCGctcataaaagaaaagaaagcagcGCAAACTCTAAGTGCCATTCTTTTCGCTTTCATTATAACCTGGACGCCTTATAACATCATGGTGCTAGTAAACACTTTCTGCAATGGCTGCATACCTGAGAACCTTTGGGCGCTAGGCTATTGGCTATGCTACGTTAACAGTACAGTAAATCCTATGTGCTATGCCCTTTGCAACAAGACATTTCGTAGCACTTTCAAGATGATCCTGCTATGTCGCTGGGATCAGAAAAAAAGCAAGCCAAGCTTTCCACAAAGACAGACTGTGAAGTTTCACAGGAGCATACCGACAGACTCCACATAG